In the genome of Drosophila subpulchrella strain 33 F10 #4 breed RU33 chromosome 2L, RU_Dsub_v1.1 Primary Assembly, whole genome shotgun sequence, one region contains:
- the LOC119548582 gene encoding putative gustatory receptor 36b, producing MFDWVGLLLRVVYFYSHFIGLSNFVYDWRTGRVFTSLRTTLQAITINALTVMALIFYWTGQSNANFVFRSANKLHEYVVIIMSGLRITAGLVTVLNRWLQRSQTMKLSREIVCLYMANPQVKKMIRWGLLLKFFTGGVTDLFQVVISVSALGQLDSSAIVGVTLHTLISFILNLAISQHYFIILFVRGQYEIVNIKLRQVIIESLRLSYLQRREGAFMTRCCHLSDQLEDIGKVQSQLQSILVEVAEIFGIQGLMAYAGYYISCIGDYYMTYSIYRYGPETLNMSVRTMFLAGSWCFFYYLDGTINCLNMLYVRDHHNKMLRLLEERTVFASRLDVRLEESFESLQLQLLQKPLTMDIMGMFPITRSATAAMIGSIIANSIFLIQFDMEYF from the exons ATGTTCGATTGGGTCGGTTTGTTGCTGAGAGTAGTCTACTTTTACAGCCACTTCATAGGTCTGAGCAACTTTGTATACGATTGGCGAACAGGTCGCGTATTCACTTCGTTGCGAACTACTCTGCAAGCCATCACGATTAATGCACTTACTGTGATGGCCCTTATCTTTTATTGGACCGGACAAAGTAATGCAAATTTTGTATTCCGAAGCGCAAACAAACTGCATGAAtatgttgttattattatgtCCGGTTTAAGAATCACTGCAG GACTTGTTACGGTGCTCAATCGATGGCTTCAGCGTAGCCAGACGATGAAACTGAGCAGAGAAATAGTTTGCTTGTATATGGCCAATCCGCAGGTGAAGAAAATGATCCGTTGGGGACTGTTACTGAAGTTCTTCACTGGTGGTGTGACTGACCTCTTCCAAGTGGTTATCTCCGTGAGTGCATTGGGTCAACTAGATTCCTCAGCAATCGTGGGTGTGACTTTGCATACCTTAATTTCGTTTATTCTGAATCTGGCCATATCGCAGCACTATTTTATAATACTCTTCGTCCGTGGGCAATATgagattgtaaatataaagCTAAGACAAGTGATAATTGAAAGCCTTAGACTAAGCTACCTTCAACGGCGAGAGGGTGCTTTTATGACTAGATGTTGCCATCTATCGGATCAGTTGGAAGATATAGGAAAAGTCCAGAGCCAACTGCAGTCGATTTTGGTAGAGGTGGCAGAGATTTTCGGAATCCAGGGACTTATGGCTTATGCCGGATACTACATATCATGTATCGGTGATTATTATATGACTTACAGCATATATAGATATGGTCCCGAAACTCTAAATATGTCGGTTAGAACCATGTTCCTGGCTGGAAGTTGGTGCTTCTTTTACTATCTCGACGGCACGATCAATTGTTTAAATATGCTATATGTGCGGGATCATCACAACAAAATGTTGCGTCTTTTGGAAGAGAGGACAGTTTTCGCATCTCGCTTGGACGTTCGTTTGGAGGAATCC TTCGAGAGTCTCCAGTTGCAGCTGCTTCAAAAACCATTGACAATGGATATCATGGGAATGTTTCCCATCACTCGTAGCGCAACTGCAGCCATGATTGGGTCCATAATAGCGAATTCCATATTTCTTATTCAATTTGACatggaatatttttaa
- the LOC119546337 gene encoding putative gustatory receptor 36c: MVDVESFVLGFVYYYGHVIGVSNFGFNWHTGRVYTAKWSTFYAVAIDSIVFILYTYHWTGPTNIINLIFGKANKLHEYVTGIMTVLRITIGLFTLIHRWYQRCKMMDLTRMILRVYVARPQVKRLSRWGILVKFISGSVTDFLQMVVLLDAMGRVGPQFYLGMGLQYWTSAILNVAISQHYLIMLFVRTQYQLLNTELRKVIEESKELSWNPPRQGTFMTKCCNLADQLEDLAKLQSQVQLIVNQLEEVFGIQGALVYGGYYLSSVSYTYLIYSILKYGYENMNMTLTSVILSLVWCFFYYFDGMLNLSIMLYVQDDHQEMLRLLEQRTLFAPGLDVRLEEAFEKLQLQLIRNPFKIDVMKLYDVTRGTTMAMFGNLLSHSIFLIQYDMENFD; the protein is encoded by the exons ATGGTCGACGTGGAAAGTTTTGTACTGGGGTTCGTCTATTATTATGGTCACGTCATCGGAGTTAGTAACTTTGGATTCAACTGGCATACAGGTCGTGTGTATACTGCCAAATGGAGTACATTCTATGCAGTCGCTATAGATTCCATTGTTTTTATTCTATATACTTATCACTGGACCGGACCTACgaatataattaatttgatCTTCGGAAAAGCAAACAAGCTGCATGAATATGTTACCGGCATTATGACGGTCCTAAGGATTACTATAG GGCTTTTTACATTGATTCACAGATGGTATCAGCGCTGCAAGATGATGGATCTGACGAGAATGATACTCCGAGTATATGTTGCCAGGCCGCAGGTGAAAAGGTTGTCTCGCTGGGGTATTCTCGTCAAGTTTATCTCTGGATCTGTGACCGACTTCCTCCAAATGGTGGTCTTGTTGGATGCAATGGGTCGCGTGGGTCCTCAGTTTTACTTGGGAATGGGCCTGCAGTACTGGACGTCGGCTATCCTGAATGTGGCCATATCGCAGCATTACCTAATAATGCTTTTCGTTCGAACCCAGTATCAGCTACTCAATACCGAACTGCGCAAGGTGATCGAAGAATCCAAGGAGCTAAGTTGGAATCCTCCGCGGCAGGGGACTTTCATGACCAAGTGTTGCAACTTGGCGGATCAGCTAGAGGATTTAGCCAAGCTCCAGAGTCAGGTGCAGTTGATTGTGAACCAATTGGAAGAAGTATTCGGCATTCAGGGGGCCTTGGTCTATGGGGGATACTACCTCTCATCGGTATCATATACTTACCTCATCTACAGTATCCTTAAATATGGCTACGAAAACATGAACATGACTCTGACCTCTGTGATCCTGTCTTTAGTTTGGTGCTTCTTTTACTACTTCGATGGCATGCTCAATTTGTCCATTATGCTATATGTCCAGGATGATCACCAGGAAATGCTCCGTCTACTGGAGCAGCGAACCCTATTTGCACCCGGGTTGGATGTTCGTCTCGAGGAAGCC TTTGAAAAACTCCAGCTTCAGCTGATTCGAAATCCTTTTAAAATCGATGTAATGAAATTGTACGACGTCACTCGAGGAACTACCATGGCCATGTTTGGAAATCTTTTATCGCATTCAATCTTCCTAATTCAGTATGATATGGAGAACTTTGATTAA
- the LOC119548091 gene encoding uncharacterized protein LOC119548091 isoform X2: MFGPLNLLAALFFIGTLKDFSVTGLRLTEVRIPMYVIKGSVAQLECLYDLDGEALYSVKWYKDGNEFYRYVPRDMPPAQTFLLPGVNVDLHNSSDAIVTLRNVNLQSAGRFRCEVSGEAPSFQTVTEHGDMIVVCLPHEEPKITGGRPRYQIGDYVRVNCTAGSSKPAIKLSWQVNGEPVEQQKLRKYDNIVSGREGLEKSVLGLYFRVEQHHFRNGDMKLKCIAELSTLYWRSNEESVEGDRPQKAPVLESRETVFASNSRADPVQASSTAPPPTTAAPLVLLLPVALAVVLATLAQGIANEIDIDKISMDGTAPGGIAIANGARQASELLADREEEIRRTRAGKSATQLESMALTAR, translated from the exons ATTTCAGCGTGACTGGCCTGAGACTGACCGAGGTCCGCATTCCGATGTACGTGATTAAGGGTTCCGTGGCGCAGTTGGAGTGTCTGTACGATCTGGACGGCGAGGCCCTCTACTCGGTGAAATGGTATAAGGATGGCAACGAGTTCTACCGCTATGTGCCGCGGGACATGCCGCCTGCCCAGACCTTCCTGCTGCCTGGTGTTAACGTCGAT ttgCACAACTCGAGCGACGCGATTGTTACGCTGCGCAACGTCAATCTGCAGTCGGCGGGCCGCTTCCGGTGCGAGGTTTCTGGCGAGGCGCCCTCCTTCCAAACGGTCACCGAGCACGGCGACATGATTGTTGTGT GTCTTCCCCACGAAGAGCCAAAAATCACTGGTGGACGACCGCGATACCAGATAGGAGACTATGTGAGGGTCAATTGCACCGCTGGAAGCTCGAAACCGGCCATAAAACTATCCTGGCAAGTAAATGGAGAGCCTGTTGAGCAGCAGAAGCTACGGAAATACGATAACATTGTTTCGGGACGAGAGGGTCTTGAGAAATCTGTGCTGGGCCTATATTTCCGAGTGGAACAGCATCACTTCCGCAATGGCGATATGAAGCTTAAG TGCATAGCCGAGTTGTCGACCTTGTACTGGCGGAGCAACGAGGAGTCCGTGGAGGGCGACCGGCCGCAGAAGGCGCCCGTGCTCGAGTCCCGGGAAACGGTCTTTGCCAGCAACTCGCGCGCCGATCCCGTCCAAG CCAGTTCGACGGCTCCGCCGCCCACGACAGCCGCGCCCCTCGTCCTCCTACTTCCGGTGGCGCTGGCGGTGGTATTGGCAACCCTGGCGCAGGGGATCGCCAACGAAATAGATATAGATAAGATATCGATGGATGGGACAGCCCCCGGAGGGATAGCTATAGCGAATGGAGCTCGACAGGCGAGTGAGTTGCTGGCTGACCGCGAGGAGGAAATTCGCAGGACGAGAGCCGGAAAATCCGCGACGCAGCTGGAAAGCATGGCTTTGACTGCACGGTAG
- the LOC119548091 gene encoding uncharacterized protein LOC119548091 isoform X1 has translation MFGPLNLLAALFFIGTLKDFSVTGLRLTEVRIPMYVIKGSVAQLECLYDLDGEALYSVKWYKDGNEFYRYVPRDMPPAQTFLLPGVNVDLHNSSDAIVTLRNVNLQSAGRFRCEVSGEAPSFQTVTEHGDMIVVCLPHEEPKITGGRPRYQIGDYVRVNCTAGSSKPAIKLSWQVNGEPVEQQKLRKYDNIVSGREGLEKSVLGLYFRVEQHHFRNGDMKLKCIAELSTLYWRSNEESVEGDRPQKAPVLESRETVFASNSRADPVQGMSYRELFVTKILSLLFVHPNAASSTAPPPTTAAPLVLLLPVALAVVLATLAQGIANEIDIDKISMDGTAPGGIAIANGARQASELLADREEEIRRTRAGKSATQLESMALTAR, from the exons ATTTCAGCGTGACTGGCCTGAGACTGACCGAGGTCCGCATTCCGATGTACGTGATTAAGGGTTCCGTGGCGCAGTTGGAGTGTCTGTACGATCTGGACGGCGAGGCCCTCTACTCGGTGAAATGGTATAAGGATGGCAACGAGTTCTACCGCTATGTGCCGCGGGACATGCCGCCTGCCCAGACCTTCCTGCTGCCTGGTGTTAACGTCGAT ttgCACAACTCGAGCGACGCGATTGTTACGCTGCGCAACGTCAATCTGCAGTCGGCGGGCCGCTTCCGGTGCGAGGTTTCTGGCGAGGCGCCCTCCTTCCAAACGGTCACCGAGCACGGCGACATGATTGTTGTGT GTCTTCCCCACGAAGAGCCAAAAATCACTGGTGGACGACCGCGATACCAGATAGGAGACTATGTGAGGGTCAATTGCACCGCTGGAAGCTCGAAACCGGCCATAAAACTATCCTGGCAAGTAAATGGAGAGCCTGTTGAGCAGCAGAAGCTACGGAAATACGATAACATTGTTTCGGGACGAGAGGGTCTTGAGAAATCTGTGCTGGGCCTATATTTCCGAGTGGAACAGCATCACTTCCGCAATGGCGATATGAAGCTTAAG TGCATAGCCGAGTTGTCGACCTTGTACTGGCGGAGCAACGAGGAGTCCGTGGAGGGCGACCGGCCGCAGAAGGCGCCCGTGCTCGAGTCCCGGGAAACGGTCTTTGCCAGCAACTCGCGCGCCGATCCCGTCCAAGGTATGTCTTACCGGGAACTGTTTGTGACCAAAATCTTATCGCTCTTGTTCGTCCATCCAAACGCAGCCAGTTCGACGGCTCCGCCGCCCACGACAGCCGCGCCCCTCGTCCTCCTACTTCCGGTGGCGCTGGCGGTGGTATTGGCAACCCTGGCGCAGGGGATCGCCAACGAAATAGATATAGATAAGATATCGATGGATGGGACAGCCCCCGGAGGGATAGCTATAGCGAATGGAGCTCGACAGGCGAGTGAGTTGCTGGCTGACCGCGAGGAGGAAATTCGCAGGACGAGAGCCGGAAAATCCGCGACGCAGCTGGAAAGCATGGCTTTGACTGCACGGTAG